AAGCGGTTCGCAACGATTCATGCGGAGAAATCAGATTATCGACTTCAACAAAACGAAGATGTTCAACAATCTTCGCATAAGAGTCTTTATTGCCTTTTTCAATTTCAAAAACTTGATCAACCAATTTGGTCTTAAGGAAAAAGTCACCGAAGCCTTTGCGACAGACAAGAGCTAATTTATGTTGTGGCCATAGATCCCGAGTCTTCTTGAGAAGCGGGATTGAGAGAAGGAGGTCTCCCAAAAAGGCTGTTTGCACAACTAGATTCAAGGCCATGAATAATTTCCTCTAACGAGACCTGATCGTAGCACATAATGGTTTTTTCACAAGTCCTCTTCCAGCACGGGCTGCAAGGGCTTTTTGTGAGTATTTTTGTGCCTCGATCATAGAGATCAATCTCTTGCGCGCAGGTCGGACCGAACCATGCAATCACTTGTTTTTTCTGAGCGATGGCCATGTGCATTCCGAGACTGTCTCCGGTAATAACAACATCACACGCAGCGACACTCACAAGTCCGTCGCGCAATCCTGATTCGGTCGCTGATGAAATGACCGGTAATCCGTGGCCGATTTGTTGGTTTCTTTCCGTGTCTTCGGGGCCGCCGAGCAGGACAATCTCTGCCGTCGGAAAATCCTGAAGAATGCGTTCAATAAGTTCACGATGATACTTTACCGTGAGCTTCTTATAAGCAATCACATTGCTGCAGCCTGTATTCAGACCAATCAGAATACTTTTACCGCGCGCATTCAACCACTGCTGACGGCGTAATGCCATCTCGCCTTCTTCCGTCGCAGAAAGAGGCAACCAATAGTCGTCACGTTGAAACTCCCCGAGCTCCAACGCTTCGACCATCAACTGCGTTTCAGCTTTTTGATTCACAAAAAACTTTTTATGATTATCTAAACCCAGCTCCCACAGCTCTTGCGCCGCCGGAGTCGCCGGCACGATCGCCCCCGTGCGAGGATTTGCCGTAAAACCATACAACTGATCAATCACCGTTCTTTTTGCGATACCAATGGCCTTTAGGGATTTATCAATAACAAAGCCGACTTCAAACTCTAAAGCACCTAGCTGTAAAAGATCTTCTTCCTTGCTTGTTAGAACGCGATCAATTGCCGGATGATTTTTGAGAAGATGATGTGCCGGAGCATCCGTCACCCATGTGATCATGGAACTTGGATATTTTCTTTTAATGGCCTTTAAAAGACTTGTGCTGCGAACCACCGCTCCGAGCGCACCTAAGTGAACAATCAAAATTGAAATCTGAGGGATATCCATTTGCGAACATGAGGAATCGCAGTGTTCATTTTTCGCGCAAGGCTTGTATCCGTTAAAATGCCGACAATCTTTTATGGCCATAGTCTTATTCTAAGCCATTGTCTTAGGAAGACGGAGATCCGTTGTGCTTTTCCCGACCTTTGTCGGAAAAAGCGACCGCTATTTATTCCGATAAGTCAGCGAATGAAGATTGAAAAAGAGCAGGTCCAGCTTCAGGCGTTTCAACTCACTTCCTCCGGCGACGGAGGCGTCCTGACTCTATTGTCTTCCCGTAAAAACTTTCGCTTAAACAGTCTGCAGACTTCTTATCTAGATGTGCTTCGCAATTCGGGCAGCATCGAAGGTCTTATTCAGTTTTTTCTGGGGCAAGGATGGCTTGTCAGCTTTCGCGAGCTCTATCAGCTTTTGGATTTCCTCGTGAGCGAAGGAATTCTGCTAAATCCTTCTTTTCGCGAGTACTTTCTGAAGTTTGCTCCGCAGAATCTGCAATTTTCTAATTCCACTTTCGAAACAAAGATGCAAACGGGCTCTCTCAACCCGCAAGATTTGCCGTTCTTTCGCTCTTTGGAACCGGAGCTTGCGAAGTTTCTTTTAAAAGGGGCTGAAAAGTTTTCCGTGCCCGCGCAAATGCGGATCACGCAAACAGGAAAAATGGAGCGCGATCTTTTCATAATGATGAAAGGGCAAGCTGCGATTTACCGCGTGATGGATGAAAAGCACCGTCAGATGATTTCGCTTTTAAATAGCGGCGCGATTTTTGGTGAGCGTGGATTTCTTTTGAATCAACCTCGTTCAGCCGACGTGATCACAACCCTGCCGTCGGAAATTTTGCGTGTTCGTTACTTGCCGGAATTTGATCAACTGATCAAATCTGAAAAAGCACAAAGCTTGCAACATCGTTTCTGGGTTTTGCAGGCTTTGCAATCCTCCGCGTTTTTTAAAAATCTTCCCAGTGACAGTCTGGACAGTTTGATTTTCTCAGGCCGCATGGTGCAGGCGCCAGCGCACCAAGTCTTGTTTCAAGAGGGACAACACGGCAACACCTGTTACATCCTCATCCAGGGCAACGTTGTAATCAGCCAACGAGGAAAAAATATCAACGTCCTGGGCCAGGGCTCCGCTTTCGGAGAAATCTCACTCCTCATGAGCGGCGGCCAAAGAACCGCCACCGTCACCACACAACAAAACTCAGTCCTTCTCGAAATCCAACAAACCGATTTCTACCGAGTCCTCTCCCAAAACCTTATCCTAGCAAAAGAAATCGAATCCCTAGCAGCCCAACGCCTCCAAAACGACACCACCCGCCGCTAAAAGGTGCCTGCTTCTTTTTTCTGGCTACACCGGGCCAAAGCCCATCACCGGTTTACCTTGTCCGGTTCGCAGATCCGAATATCGAATTCACAGTGAGCTCTAAAAAAGAACAAGGCCGAATCGCACGATTCAGCCTTTGGAAATTTAGATTTTGATGCGCTATTGCCAGAAAAAAGAAGCAGGCACCTATTTTCCGGGTTTGATTGAGACTACTTCGGAGACGAGGGTGCCGATTTTGATTTTGGCTTCGATGCGCAGGACGTATTTGCGGTCATCGTCAGAGAGCCAGATGTAGTTGTCGCCGATGGGCTTGAGCTTTCCTTTAAGGACGATGTTCGGTTTGATGACGATGGCTTTCATAGGGCCGAGGTTCGTGTCGAGGACTTCGCGACGGATGGCTTTGCCGGAGAAAACGAG
This region of Bdellovibrio sp. 22V genomic DNA includes:
- a CDS encoding glycosyltransferase family 9 protein → MAIKDCRHFNGYKPCAKNEHCDSSCSQMDIPQISILIVHLGALGAVVRSTSLLKAIKRKYPSSMITWVTDAPAHHLLKNHPAIDRVLTSKEEDLLQLGALEFEVGFVIDKSLKAIGIAKRTVIDQLYGFTANPRTGAIVPATPAAQELWELGLDNHKKFFVNQKAETQLMVEALELGEFQRDDYWLPLSATEEGEMALRRQQWLNARGKSILIGLNTGCSNVIAYKKLTVKYHRELIERILQDFPTAEIVLLGGPEDTERNQQIGHGLPVISSATESGLRDGLVSVAACDVVITGDSLGMHMAIAQKKQVIAWFGPTCAQEIDLYDRGTKILTKSPCSPCWKRTCEKTIMCYDQVSLEEIIHGLESSCANSLFGRPPSLNPASQEDSGSMATT
- a CDS encoding cyclic nucleotide-binding domain-containing protein: MKIEKEQVQLQAFQLTSSGDGGVLTLLSSRKNFRLNSLQTSYLDVLRNSGSIEGLIQFFLGQGWLVSFRELYQLLDFLVSEGILLNPSFREYFLKFAPQNLQFSNSTFETKMQTGSLNPQDLPFFRSLEPELAKFLLKGAEKFSVPAQMRITQTGKMERDLFIMMKGQAAIYRVMDEKHRQMISLLNSGAIFGERGFLLNQPRSADVITTLPSEILRVRYLPEFDQLIKSEKAQSLQHRFWVLQALQSSAFFKNLPSDSLDSLIFSGRMVQAPAHQVLFQEGQHGNTCYILIQGNVVISQRGKNINVLGQGSAFGEISLLMSGGQRTATVTTQQNSVLLEIQQTDFYRVLSQNLILAKEIESLAAQRLQNDTTRR